CCGCCTGAAAATGACACCGATGGGTATCTCGTCCCCGAAGGTCATGGCCGTCCGAAGGGCTATGTCCTTGTTTGTCGGATCATAGTCGCCGGGCAGGACCCGGCAGCGCTCCTGATACCAGGCATAGGTGTTCACCTTGTTGAAGGAGACGCACGGCTGGAGGATGTCCACGAGGCTGAATCCCTTGTGGCGGATCGCCTCGACTATGATGCCGGCGAGATGCTCCTTCATGCCCGCATAACCCCGCGCCACGAACCCGGCCCCCATGAGAACGGCCAGTGCAACGGGATTGAAGCTCGACGACAAAGATCCGTGGGGCTGGGCCTTTGTGACAAAGCCCTCAGGCGAGGTGGGGCTCGCCTGCCCCTTGGTGAGGCCGTAGACCCGGTTGTCGTGGACGAGGACGGTGATGTCGGGGTTCCTGCGGATGGCTGCGAGAAAATGATTCCCCCCCTCTCCATACATGCATCCGTCACCGCTCTCTACGATCACGGCGAGGTTTGGGTTGACGATTTTTGCCCCCGTGGCCACGGGTATGGCCCTTCCATGGAGGCCGTTGAAGACGTTGGCATTGAGATAATGCGGGGCCTTGGCCGCCTGGCCGATCCCGGAGACGAAAAGGACGCTGTTCGGGGCGAGATCACAGAGGACGAGGGCCTGCTTGACCGCGTCAAGGATAGGGAAATTGCCGCATCCTGGACACCAAGCGGTTTCATAATTACCGAAATCGGAAACTGTTACCATGTCCAGACCTCCATCATATGCGTGAGAGGATGTAACTGGCGGTGAAGGGGAGCCCATCGTATCTGAGAACGAGCTTCTTGATCGCAAAACCCGTCTCGCGCCGGATCAGACGTGCGAACTGGCCTGTCGCGTTTCCCTCCACGGCCACGACCTCTCCTGCCTCCTCGAGGCGGGAGAGGAACTGGGATGGGTCCAGGGGCCAGACCTGATGAAAGACGAGGGTGGCGACCGAACGTCCCTCCCTGCGGAGATGAAAAGCGGCCTCCCGTACCGCCCCCGCCGAGGATCCCCACGCTACTAAAAGGAGATCCGGCCTTTCCTCCCCCTCGTAAACCGGAGCTACCACCTCGGAAAAGATCCCGCAGAGCTTGCGTAGCCTCTTTTCCACCATCTTCGTCCTGACTTGCAGATCCTCGGTTATATGGCCGTCCTCGGTGTGCTCGTCGCTGTCCGCCACCACGAGATGGGGGCCTTTACCCGGAAGGAGACGAGGCGATACACCCGAATCCGTGACCGCGAAGCGGCGGTAAGGAACGGATACATCTGCATCCTCGACACCCGGAACCACGGGATCTGCGTTCGAGGCGTCAAAAAGAGGGACGTCACGAAGGGAATCTGCCAGATACTGGTCGGTCAGGAGAAAGACCGGCCCCTGGAAACGCTCGGCTAAATGAAAGGCGCGAACGGTAAGGTCATGACAGGTGATTGGATCCCCAGGGGCGAAGACGGCCCTGGGAAACTCTCCGTGTCCGGCATGGAGGACAAACTCCAGATCCGCCTGCTCGGTCCTTGTGGGAAGACCCGTAGCAGGTCCCGGCCTCTGGGCCACTACGATGACGACTGGGGTCTCGGTCATGCCAGCGAGACTCACCCCCTCGGTCATGAGGGCGAACCCTCCCCCGGACGTAGCGACCATGCTCGGTGCCCCTGTGAACGAAGCCCCTATAGCCATGTTTATAGCGGCGATCTCGTCCTCGGCCTGTTCCACCACCACACCCATGGCGTCTCCGTGGGCAATGAGCGTAAGGGGTATGGAGGTGGAGGGCGTCATGGGGTAGAAGGCGCAGAACCGGCAGCCTGCAGACAAGGCCCCCAGTGCAATGGCCTCGTTACCATCTATCATCATCCTTTTCGCCTCGGGGCCAATGGGCCTGGAGAGCCCGTCCCATGTGGCAGGCCGTATGCCGCGAGCCCATGCAATGGCAGCAGAAAGTGTCGTCAGGTTCTCGTCGATCACCTCCGGGTGTTTCCTCTGGAAGGTCTCTCTGATGAGCCTTCGAAGGACCTCGGCATCGATGTCCACAAGGTCTCCGATCACCCCGAGGGCAACCGTATTCTCCATCTTTCGGGGCCCCAGGTCCTCAAATGGGACGGGAATGACACCATCACCAACCGGAGCAAAGCCCGAATCTGCGAGAAGGATGCCTCCAGCCCCCAAATCCTTTCGGTGTAGTTCAACGGTCTCCGCGTTAAGGGCGACCAGGATGTCGATCTCCTGCCGAGGCGCTAGCGGGGCCTCTACTCCCACACGGATCGAGAAGGTGTTGTGTCCTCCCCGAATCCTCGACATGTAGTCCTGGGTAACAAGGATATGCCATCCCATACGCGTGAAGGCCTTCGAAAGGAGTCGGCCTATGGTGACGAGCCCTTGGCCTGCTTCTCCGCCAATCATGATGTGCATGTCAGTTAATGGCATAGGTTCTCCTTTTTTGCCTCCTCGACGTTTTGTGTGGATGGGGTCCCGTATGGCTTCAATTCACACAAAACGTCAAAGAAAATCAACCGCTATGACATCGCTTCATTCTACATCACATCCTGCCTGAGTACAGTCCACTGCTTCCGCCAAGGCAAGCATCATACCTCGTTATTCCGGCGGAGGCCGTGATCCACACCCTAACTCACATCGGCCGCATCGAGGCCCTCAACGGCATCTTCCATGCCGCCAAGGCAAAAGCACAAGGGGATATTGCAATATAGCTACCCAGCCAGAAACTTATCAGATTCCACACGGAAGGTCGAAGAGCCGGTTTTTTCTCCTGGGACATTCTCAAATGGCTCGACAGGCGCTCTGTGGAGTTCTTCGTAGTGGTGCCGCAACATCTGTGGGTACAGAAACTGATCCGCAGCATCGGCACATGGGAAAAGATCCCGGGAGGCTGGGAAACAGGAGAGATCCAGTCCCCCTTCGGAAAGGACGGATTCCGTTTCGCCGTCATCCGAAAACGCGTCAGAAAAGACGAAAAGCCACGGCTCACTCTTTGCGCAAGAAGACATCAGGTACGACTACCAGGTCATCGTCACCAACGGCACACGATCCGCT
This Deltaproteobacteria bacterium DNA region includes the following protein-coding sequences:
- a CDS encoding 2-oxoacid:ferredoxin oxidoreductase subunit beta: MVTVSDFGNYETAWCPGCGNFPILDAVKQALVLCDLAPNSVLFVSGIGQAAKAPHYLNANVFNGLHGRAIPVATGAKIVNPNLAVIVESGDGCMYGEGGNHFLAAIRRNPDITVLVHDNRVYGLTKGQASPTSPEGFVTKAQPHGSLSSSFNPVALAVLMGAGFVARGYAGMKEHLAGIIVEAIRHKGFSLVDILQPCVSFNKVNTYAWYQERCRVLPGDYDPTNKDIALRTAMTFGDEIPIGVIFRRTDRPPFEERLPALASGPIVGRPLDREALQGVYESYL
- a CDS encoding 2-oxoacid:acceptor oxidoreductase subunit alpha codes for the protein MPLTDMHIMIGGEAGQGLVTIGRLLSKAFTRMGWHILVTQDYMSRIRGGHNTFSIRVGVEAPLAPRQEIDILVALNAETVELHRKDLGAGGILLADSGFAPVGDGVIPVPFEDLGPRKMENTVALGVIGDLVDIDAEVLRRLIRETFQRKHPEVIDENLTTLSAAIAWARGIRPATWDGLSRPIGPEAKRMMIDGNEAIALGALSAGCRFCAFYPMTPSTSIPLTLIAHGDAMGVVVEQAEDEIAAINMAIGASFTGAPSMVATSGGGFALMTEGVSLAGMTETPVVIVVAQRPGPATGLPTRTEQADLEFVLHAGHGEFPRAVFAPGDPITCHDLTVRAFHLAERFQGPVFLLTDQYLADSLRDVPLFDASNADPVVPGVEDADVSVPYRRFAVTDSGVSPRLLPGKGPHLVVADSDEHTEDGHITEDLQVRTKMVEKRLRKLCGIFSEVVAPVYEGEERPDLLLVAWGSSAGAVREAAFHLRREGRSVATLVFHQVWPLDPSQFLSRLEEAGEVVAVEGNATGQFARLIRRETGFAIKKLVLRYDGLPFTASYILSRI